TAACATAGGATATTTTTTAATTATAGTTCTAATATAAGCTTCTTCTAGCATTCCAATTAGCTCAGATTTATCGACCTTTTTCAATTCTGCATTACTTAATAAAATTGAATGTTTGTCTTTTTGTAAAATCTTTTCAATTAAGTTTTCTGCACTGTCATTAACTTTTTCATTTTCTAAAACGATTAATTTACATCTTGATTTTATTGTTGGTAAAACTTGACTTCTATTTTTAGTTAATAAAATTGCTATAGTATTTGCTGGTGGCTCTTCTAAAAATTTTAGTAATGAGTTTGCTGATTCATTTTTTAAATTTTCTGCATTAGCTATTACATAAATTTTAAGCTTATTAATTTCATTTGTTGTTAATGAATATCTTTGCATTAAATCAAGAACATCTGCTTTTGTTATAGCTAAATTTCCATCTCCAATAAAACTAAAGTTAGATGTTGCACTATTGATAAATTTTTTACATGAGGAACAATCATCATTTTCTAAATTTTTGTTTTCACAAAAAATTAATCTTGAAATTTCATTTGCAAGATCGTTTAAATTTTCTTGATTATCATTTGAAAGTAAAATTGAACTAAAAAAAGTATTATCAAATAATTGAGATTTAAATTTTTGTAAAATTTCTATTTTTTTCATAATTTTATTTTTTCCAAAATTACTTCTTTAGTTTGAATAAAAACTTCTTCAGGGGTTTTCTCTGCATCAATAACTTTAATTCTTTGAGGTTCTTTTTTAGCTAATTCCTCAAATGCATTTTTAACATCTTCTTTAAATTTTTTACCTTCTTCATCTAATCTGTTTTTTTCATAACTTCTATTAGACAATCTTTTTTCAGCTTCTTCAAAAGATAATTTAAAATAAAGCGTTAAATCAGGAAGAAAGCCTTTTAATATAGTTTTTTGTAAATTGTTTAAGTAATCAACACCTAATCCTCTAGCTCCACCTTGATATGCTGTGGTTGAATCCATAAATCTGTCAGATATAACAATGTATCCTTTTTCCAAATTTGGTTTGATCACTTTTTCAAGATGTTCTTTTCTAGCTGCAATAAATAGTAAAGCCTCTGTTCAAGGCTCCATACCTTCACCACTTTTACTTAAAATTAAATCTCTAATCTTTTCTGATATTTGAACACCACCAGGTTCTCTAGTCATGATAACTTTATAATTTAAAGACTCAAGATGTTCTTTTACTTTTTGAAGTGCTGTTGTTTTGCCACTGCCATCCATTCCTTCAATTGTTATAAACATGACTATACCTCGTATTTCTTTCTATTTTTAAATGCGCTCTCCAATGTTGTTTCATCCATGTAATCTAAACTTCCACCCAAAGGAATACCCTTAGCAATTCTTGTAATATTTATATTTAAGTTTTTTGTTAACTGATAAATATAGTTTGTTGTTAATTCTCCTTCAAATGTAGCATTTAACGCAAGAATTAATTCAGTTTCTTTATTTATTCTAGAAATTAATTTTTGAAAGTCTATATCGCTTGGTGTTTTTCTTTTATTAAGATTAATTTCAGCTCCCAAGACATGATATAAACCTTTATACTTATTTATTTTTTCTATATTATTAACATCCAATTGATTTGCTACTACGCAAATAACATTTTGGTTTCTTTGTGAATCCTCGCAAATCATGCATTTATCATTTATTTTATAATAGTTGCAAATTTCACAAATGCTTATGTTCTTTTTAATTTTATCTAGTTGTGTAACGAAATTGTCTAAAGCTTCTTTATCAATTATAAGATTGTTTATTAATCTTTCAGATGTCTTTTTTGTCAAAGCGCTATTTTTACTTATATTCTCACTAATTTGCTCAAACAATTTCTTTTCCATAACCTAATCCTCTATTTCTATATCATCTATACCAAACAGTTTTGAAGCAACCTCTATAGTTTTTTCATCTAAATGACTAAATACAACTGATTGTTTTTTATTATCAAAGTAACTATCATAATTCATTTGAGCATAAGTTGGTAGCTGGTTATTTTCTTTTAACCTTTTAAACTGAATCTTAACTTCATTTCAAAAAATTTCATCAATTGGTAAGAATATTATTTTGCCAAATTGATTTTCGACATTTTTTCTAAATTCTTCGTTTTGCAATTTGAATATTAAATTATTAACATTTTCAAAATCTTCTGCTCTTATTAAAACTTCGTTGTTTGAAGCCGCAAGTATTTTAAAATTATAAAAATCTATAAAATTTGTTGCTTCTTTGCTATTTAATAAATTCCCTTGGTTATCTACTTCAAATATTCTATTAAATGACTTTTCAATTTCTTCTCGTTTTGCTTTATTTGCACCAACTAGTAAATTAATTATTTCATCTAATTGAATTTTGTAAGTTTTTTTATCTTCATTATCTACTAAGTTTTTACTTAGTTCAATTTTCAGGCTTGTCAACGTATCTATTGGTTCTTTTATTGTTTCAATAATTTCTGCTTTTTCAATTTTTACAGTTTCTTTAATATTTAATTCAACCGCTTCAACAACTTTAAGTTCTTCACTAATTTCTGAATTATTTTGATCCTGAATAACTGTTTGAGCAGTTTCAAACATTTGCTCTTTATCTTTGACTTCCACTTTAATTTCTTCACTGACTTTTTGCTTAACTTGTTCACTAACAGTAATTGGTGAACTGTGTTCTATATTTTCTAAAATCGGGTGAGCAGAAACTTCTTTTGTTTGATGATTTAAAGATTTTAAAACACTTATTAGTAAGTAATTAAAATTAATGTTTGTACCCTTTGTTTTTGCATATGCTTCGCTTAAGTTATCAGCTATTTCAAACAGCGCTTTCATTTCAGCATTAGTAAAATCATTAACATCATTTACTTCTAATGTATTTAAAATTTCTTGATTACCTGTTAATTTATATTCAATTATTTCTTTAACAATCTCAATTAAGCTTAATGTAAATACATCAAAATCCATTCCCTGATTATTTGCTGTTTCAAAGTATTCAATAATTGATTGTGCATTATTATTTAAAATATTTATCAATATTGATTTTTTCTCATTTTTTGTTGCTACATAAAAAACTGATTTTAAATCTTCAATTGTTATATGGTCTGTTGTAACTGTCATTAATTGCTCTATTATATTTAGTGCATCTCTTAGCGATCCTTCAGAAATAATGCCAACTTCATCTAAAACTGGTCTATCAATAGAATAGCCTTCATTTTTACAAATAAAATGCATTCTATTAATAAGCGAGTTTCTATCAATTTTTTTAAAATTAAAAATTTGACATCTTGATAAAATTGTTGGAGGTATTTTTGCATATTCTGTAGTTGCCAAAATAAAAATTGCGTGTGTTGGTGGTTCTTCTAAAGTTTTAAGCAGAGCATTAAAAGCTGCTTTTGTAAGCATATGAACTTCATCTATTATATAAATTTTATATTTTCCTAAGAAAGGCAAAGAGTTTATGTTATTTTTGATTTCCCTAATTTCGTCAACCCCATTATTAGAAGCTGCATCCATTTCAATAATATCAGGGTTTCTTTGCTCATTAGATGCAAAACAACTTTCACAATTTTCACAAGCAACTCCTTCACTAAGGTTTTTACAGTTAACACTTTTAGCCAAAATTCTAGCTATTGATGTTTTACCCGTACCCCTTTGTCCAGCAAATAAAAATGAATGGCTTATTTTATTATTTTTTAATTCGCTTTTTAAAATTTCAACAACATTTTGATGCCCAGCAATATCCCCAAAATTATTTGGTCTATATTTTCTATACAATGCTTTATTTTGTTCCATATAACTCCTTTATTATAAATTTGCTTTTATTATTAATTTTATCATTTTTACAATTTTTAGATATGCTAAATATGCAAACTATATCTAGTTTCAATTTAATAAAGTAGTTTTTTATTACATTTCAACAATGTTTTTAATAATAAGTAAAAAATATAATTAATATAAGGAGGTTGTTTATGAAATGATGAATATCAGATTTTGATGGCACTCTAACTAAAATTAATTCAGAGTTGATTGAACAAAGGGAATTGAATTTTATAAAAGAG
This window of the Mesoplasma chauliocola genome carries:
- the dnaX gene encoding DNA polymerase III subunit gamma/tau yields the protein MEQNKALYRKYRPNNFGDIAGHQNVVEILKSELKNNKISHSFLFAGQRGTGKTSIARILAKSVNCKNLSEGVACENCESCFASNEQRNPDIIEMDAASNNGVDEIREIKNNINSLPFLGKYKIYIIDEVHMLTKAAFNALLKTLEEPPTHAIFILATTEYAKIPPTILSRCQIFNFKKIDRNSLINRMHFICKNEGYSIDRPVLDEVGIISEGSLRDALNIIEQLMTVTTDHITIEDLKSVFYVATKNEKKSILINILNNNAQSIIEYFETANNQGMDFDVFTLSLIEIVKEIIEYKLTGNQEILNTLEVNDVNDFTNAEMKALFEIADNLSEAYAKTKGTNINFNYLLISVLKSLNHQTKEVSAHPILENIEHSSPITVSEQVKQKVSEEIKVEVKDKEQMFETAQTVIQDQNNSEISEELKVVEAVELNIKETVKIEKAEIIETIKEPIDTLTSLKIELSKNLVDNEDKKTYKIQLDEIINLLVGANKAKREEIEKSFNRIFEVDNQGNLLNSKEATNFIDFYNFKILAASNNEVLIRAEDFENVNNLIFKLQNEEFRKNVENQFGKIIFLPIDEIFWNEVKIQFKRLKENNQLPTYAQMNYDSYFDNKKQSVVFSHLDEKTIEVASKLFGIDDIEIED
- the recR gene encoding recombination mediator RecR codes for the protein MEKKLFEQISENISKNSALTKKTSERLINNLIIDKEALDNFVTQLDKIKKNISICEICNYYKINDKCMICEDSQRNQNVICVVANQLDVNNIEKINKYKGLYHVLGAEINLNKRKTPSDIDFQKLISRINKETELILALNATFEGELTTNYIYQLTKNLNINITRIAKGIPLGGSLDYMDETTLESAFKNRKKYEV
- the tmk gene encoding dTMP kinase; the protein is MFITIEGMDGSGKTTALQKVKEHLESLNYKVIMTREPGGVQISEKIRDLILSKSGEGMEPWTEALLFIAARKEHLEKVIKPNLEKGYIVISDRFMDSTTAYQGGARGLGVDYLNNLQKTILKGFLPDLTLYFKLSFEEAEKRLSNRSYEKNRLDEEGKKFKEDVKNAFEELAKKEPQRIKVIDAEKTPEEVFIQTKEVILEKIKLWKK